The following proteins are co-located in the Pyrococcus abyssi GE5 genome:
- a CDS encoding ABC transporter ATP-binding protein, which yields MTAVAVSNLEKDYGKVKALRGVSFQIEEGEIFGLIGPNGAGKSTTLKILATLLHPTGGRAEVFGHDVVKEASEVRKLISYLPEEAGAYKRLTGLEYLEFMAKLYAKDSRKAEKMLKLGIELSGLGERLNDKVSTYSKGMVRRLLLARALMVKPKLAILDEPTSGLDIMNAFEIRRTIKEFSKEGVTFLISSHNMLEVEYLCDRVALIHKGRILEVGTPRELKERYNAENLEEVFMEAVKNV from the coding sequence GTGACCGCTGTAGCGGTTTCTAACTTAGAGAAGGATTATGGAAAGGTTAAAGCTCTAAGGGGGGTAAGCTTTCAGATAGAAGAAGGGGAGATATTTGGTTTGATAGGCCCTAACGGTGCTGGGAAGTCTACAACGCTGAAGATCTTGGCAACGCTTCTCCATCCCACGGGGGGAAGGGCTGAGGTCTTTGGGCATGACGTTGTCAAAGAGGCCAGCGAGGTTAGGAAGTTGATAAGTTATTTACCTGAAGAGGCCGGCGCTTACAAGAGGCTTACAGGCTTAGAATACCTAGAATTCATGGCCAAACTCTATGCTAAGGATTCAAGGAAGGCTGAAAAGATGCTCAAGCTTGGAATAGAGCTCAGCGGTCTCGGTGAGAGGCTCAATGATAAGGTCTCAACTTATTCCAAGGGAATGGTTAGGAGGCTTTTGCTTGCCAGGGCCTTGATGGTTAAGCCCAAGCTAGCTATCCTGGATGAGCCGACGAGCGGTTTGGACATAATGAACGCCTTCGAGATTAGGAGAACGATCAAGGAGTTCTCCAAGGAGGGGGTGACATTCCTAATATCTAGCCACAACATGCTCGAGGTTGAATACCTCTGCGATAGGGTTGCCCTAATTCACAAGGGTAGGATCCTCGAGGTGGGAACCCCTCGAGAGTTGAAGGAGAGGTACAATGCCGAGAACCTCGAAGAAGTTTTCATGGAGGCTGTTAAAAATGTCTGA